The Salmo salar chromosome ssa19, Ssal_v3.1, whole genome shotgun sequence DNA window TTAACAGTCAACATTAGCAGACTACCAGTCCACCCACCATCTTGTTTCCTCCACGGATGAAGATGGTGACTGCCCTGGAGTTCTTGCACTCCTCGATGACCAGCATGCGGTCCTTGGTTGTGCCAAAGCAGATCTCCTTAACGACGCCGGCTGAGCCCAGCTTCTCAGCGGTCAGCTCAGAGAACCGAGGCACGATGCGGCCCCCTGTCGCTATGGCAATCAGCTGAGGGAGGAGAAAACAGTGAGGTTAGCGATGCAGAAATACTTTGGtgaaccccctcccccccccgATTACTTTTTGTAGGTAGATGTAGTTTGTGTGTGACGGTGCGCGTATCACCTCGATCTCAGGCCCTCCGACCCAGCGGATGGCAGGCAGCTCATTCTGCAGCAGCAGGTGGTTGGCCTCGTCATCAAAGCCCCACTGGCAGATGGCCAGGTTAGCACCAGTATCCTTGatctgaaaatatatataaataaaaagttAAAATATTACATATTTCACACCTTCATGTTATTTCACCAAATTACATTCAGGTAACTCCACTATCTGGTTTAAGATTTTTTAGTTTAGATCATATTCAATTAGATTCAAGGAGATAGGGGAACTTCATATACACATGTTTAAGTTGTCCAGACTGAATGGCTGGAATTAAAAGTATGCAGCTGTGCTATAGAGAAATATGAAGTCCTAAAGTTTCTGTGACTGACCTGTTTGATCATCTCCAGAAACTTGTCCTTCTCATACTTCTGCAGGGCCTTGTATTCCTCCACACAAGTCACGTCCAGCTTGTGCTTGGTCTTGGGCTTAGGGGGCTCAAACGGGCAGGTCAGGATGGCCATCTTTGTGTCTTTCAGGAGCTGAGGGGAAAAGAATACAGGCAATTACTGTACAAGATCATTTATCTGgctaaatacaattaaaaaaaggGAGTGCTTCGGACTTGGATGGACAAAAAAAAGTACACCTCTAAATCTACAGAAATTGTCAGCTCTCTCACAAGCCTAATTTAAGGTGAATGTCTTAAATGAGAGAGGCGAGATAGCCGTGGTGCTCTATCCCATCAATGCCAGACCACTCCACTGGGGACAGAGTGACTGGAGTAAGGGAGGGGAAGAAGAGTTACTGATCCAGTCGGTCCTAGTTTACACTGGGTTGGATCTGAGGTGTGCTAACATGACCCACGTTTATATCAACTGTATGACTGGGTTTGTACCTTGGATAAGGTACCACTACCGTTGATGAAGGTCATGCTAGCCTAAATGTCAACGCTATTACATTAAACTATCCTgagctgtgtgtggtgtgtacctTGGGCATCTGAGGGTGGCTGAACTCCTTGTCTATGATGACTCCCTTGATGAGCTGGGTGTCCTCCAGCTTGCCTCCCACCTTGCCCTCCATCTTGATCAGCTCAAAGTCCACGTCCTTACGGTTCATGTCCGCCACCGTCAGGACGGCGTTCACTGCAATCTCCGCCATCTGTCTGTGGCAGCGGTTGATCCTGAGAAAGGGAAGATGGGGGAGAGAAATCTGTATGAGACCTTATGAAACCAATGACCAGGTTCGCAAATAATAACTTAATCCTACTTTCCATACGGGCCAAATCAATTTGTGTATCATTCATATTTGTGCAAAGACTGCATGGTTCCATTAAAATACAAGTAGACATGCAAACAATAAAAAGGCAACCGCTAGCTGGACCATTAATGAAATTCTTGAAAGTTGCCATGACGACCACAAAAAACACTAACTGCCAGTGAGACTCACACTTTGGATCCCAGTGTGGTCATGGCGGTCTGGATGAGTGGCTCCGTGTTGCTGGGGTCGTATGGGTAGGTCTCGCTGATCTTGTCCAACTGCGCGATGGCGATCTTGGCGGCCTGGTCGTAACCGTCAGAGATACGGATGGGGTGGATGCCCCTGTCCAGCAGCTGTTCTGCCTCCTCCAGGAGAGCACCAGCCAGCactggagaggggagatgagtaAGTTAGGATGAGTGTACCAATATGATTCTGCATTGAAGAACAATCTTATCATAGAAAGAATTGAGCATGGCTTTTAGAAATGATCAGCTGTCTCATAAGCCCCATGTAAGATTAAGTTCCTAGATGAGAGAAGTGAGAAAGCCATGCTGCTCTATCCCCGTCAATGCCAGAACCCTCACTGGGGACAGAGTGACTGGAGtaagggaggggaggagcagcGTCGAGCAACATTAATCCAATGTCCAGATTGGCGCCAAAAAAAGGAACCAGGAGAAGAGTACAATCCAATTTTCATAATAATTTGTTTATCTTGTAAGCTAATGAGTCAGACCAATCACAGGGACTCAAATCTGTAGGGTCCCGTACCAACGACTCCGGTGGTCCCGTCTCCGATCTCGTCGTCCTGAGACTTGGAGAGCTCCACCATGAGCTTGGCGATCTGGTGGTCCACATCCATCATGCTGAGGATGGTGGCTCCGTCATTGGTGACGGTCACCTCTCCATCCCGGTCAACCATCATCTTGTCCAGACCTGTAGGAAGAGGAAAAATTAAGGGTGTGGGGGGGAAATCAAATGTACTACACGATGAATGTGTAGCTTTAGGTAGCCATTACTGTGTTGAGTAATCAGAGGGATTGGGCACACACCAATACTAGAAGTTCCTTTATAGCTCTGTTTACAAatgtggctcccgagtggcacagtagtctaaggcactgcatctcagtgctagaggcgtcactacagaccctggttcgattccaggctgtatcacaaccgaccacgattgggagtcccatagggcagcgaacaattggcccagtgtcgttagggtttggccgtcattgtaaatatggatgtttttaactgacttgcctagttaaataaaatctaATAAATAAGCTTCAGTGGGCTTACCGTTTGGTCCTAGAGAGGTCCTCAGCGTCGAGGCAACTGCCTTTGCTGCCATGATGTGAGACTGCACAACACAAAAGGACATTAGTGAATTTCTTCACTGAGGCTGGGATTCTGCAGGAGTCAAACTATAACCAAATAAAATCAAGATATCTCTGGGACCCACTGACTAGATGGCCATGTCCGTGAAAATGAAATTGACGATCAAGCTTCCTCGTTAATCGCCAAAAAGCAACTGCCAAATCTTGTCAGTTGAGTTAGGCTATCCAACTAACTGTGTCGCTAAACTACTTTACCTAACTACGTCATGACTGCATGTGGCATGTTCCAAAAAATAACTAATGGACTTTATTCATCATAAGTGATAAACACAGAACTGTTGGTGGCATGTTATCTAGCGAATTCCATTGTTTATTTGACAACCAGCCGCGCCTCACTGTGGCGTCTTCAGAAAATAAGCACATGGGCAGACTAGCATGCAGTTGCTAGCTAGCCATAAAAATAACTTTCTAGTTAGCTAGCAAACTTTAACATGAACTAAACATATGCATTGGCCCGTAATGTTATAATGCAACTAGCTAGCCAACTGTCTAGCTAAGCAAGTGGGTGTGAAGTTGCAAGTGTTCTGCATTTGCCTTGACAAGATACTGACGCATGAATGAAGTGGCATGCTAGCTGACTTGCTAAATCCATTGTACCTTCAGTGCGTCAAGGCCCGATAAGCGAGTCTTCTTATCCTGATCTTTGATGATGATGAACGGCCGTCCATACTCATCGAATGCGAGTTGCCCCATAGCGGACATATTGCCCGAAAGACGGCGACACTTTAGAAGTGTCCACGGATGAAATTCAGACTATCACCGGTGAAAAACTGGAGTGTTGGTAGGCACTTGGTCACACTGGTCTGCTGGCGACTTCTAGAAGGATCGCGGGGCGGGGAGGGCGAGACCAAGACCAAGTAGGAAAAGGGGGAAGTTGATAAATCATTCAATGATTCGATTTTTTTAAAACGATATTGTGAAGATATATTTCGTTTGCCTTTCATACAATGAACGTTTTGAGACAGGTGATGTGAATAAACGGATTGAATTCATGAAATGTTTTAGAAATCACCAAAATTCCTCTCATCACGTCTTCCAGTCTCGCGATCTCACTCTTTTTACTCTTGTCTTGTTTTCTCGCGCTTTAGATACATCGTTTGGTGCTGAAGTTAAGAAACTAGGGGTGATGAAAATACTCAGCTAAAGAGATTTTAAAACTTCAATGTATTAGCTTGATAATGTGCGTTGGGGTGAATACATTCATTTGAGTGAACTGGTATTGTTTGGCTCATTGCATTGGCCATCCAGCCCAAATCGTCCAGAAAAGTGTTTAACATTTGACTTGTGAGTTAGCTAATGCCATTGTGTCAGCTCCACCAAATGTTATGGATATACTGGCAAGACACATGTCTCCCCGACCTAACAATTGTCTACAAAGTGGAATTGCAATGGCGGGTGTCTAGCTCCCGCTTATATATtttttggattggtggatacatctcattattgtaatttattttaatattcaatgagggttgttgacgtcaaaCGCCTGCATTCAATGGGAGAGATgctatcagtggaggctcctcagagaaggaaggggaggaccatcctcctcagtgaatttaatttaaaaaataaaaaggaaaacattttaaaagtgaTACTTTTTAGATAAAAAATATACTACATATAttcacatgtcaccaaataatgaattaaaatacactgttttgcaatgaaggtctaaagtagcctcaacagcactctgtagggtagcatcaTGGTGTAGCCGGTGGACTGCTAGCTTCCATCCTCTGGGtatattgacttcaatacaaaacctaggaggctcatgttcTCACTCTGTTCCATAgatttacacagtaattatgacaacttccggaggatgtcctccaacctatcagcatgaactgacatgttgtccacccaatcaaatgatcagagaatgaatctagtaatgaaagcataaacagcTAGCAAGCACCGCAGTGCATAAAATGAGGTGAGAAGTTGTCTCAAagcgagagaaagacaatagttgaacagttttgaacaaattaatttcttccaaaaaaGAAGGAGAAGCGAGATAGAGATTTTgtcatttttttcttcactttcAGTTTAATtgacttagctagcaaatgcagctagctagtttagcctactcaaacagatGGATTCTATGTTAGCTAGAgtgctatgactatccaacacaatactggaactcttcgaagtcaaggtaagcttttggttttacaaacgtattgccaccggggcccactGGTGTAAGCACTAAActacttactgactgtacactgtaacattactgcatgattgtgGCAGGTTTACTAACaggttagttctattagctatgttgactataatGTTACTTTAGCCAATATGGTGACaataatgtaggctgtgtgtagcagctatgatatggtttggcttggaaaggttttttcggcTGGTCACATAGGGCTGATGTGTTGTTCATTGAAGTTCATAAGCGAAGGgatgaggtgagaggaggagagcacatagatgcgagaaggaatacaacgtggctgctatgaaaatgTACTGCGTTTACATGTGATCAGGGGtttattcattctgccgattctgttgaaaaacgtttcttaaacggaagcaaacgcaACTAAAGAGGGATAAGCATACCTGAATTTGTGCAATAGAAActattgtttgcaactgttggactaatgattaaatCCTAGACCAGCTAGATCCAggaaagagtgtgcaaggcagtattgaatgtgtctgtccatgtgtcactgtctctcATCTCACATTTttatctcgacctgtgtgcacctacgttgttaACTTTAATTCATAGCCTAGGTTGTAGAAACCCCATGATGGATATAGGGAAAATCAGAGTAtcgtgtagtagcctaaacctattgttATTACtgag harbors:
- the cct5 gene encoding T-complex protein 1 subunit epsilon yields the protein MSAMGQLAFDEYGRPFIIIKDQDKKTRLSGLDALKSHIMAAKAVASTLRTSLGPNGLDKMMVDRDGEVTVTNDGATILSMMDVDHQIAKLMVELSKSQDDEIGDGTTGVVVLAGALLEEAEQLLDRGIHPIRISDGYDQAAKIAIAQLDKISETYPYDPSNTEPLIQTAMTTLGSKVINRCHRQMAEIAVNAVLTVADMNRKDVDFELIKMEGKVGGKLEDTQLIKGVIIDKEFSHPQMPKLLKDTKMAILTCPFEPPKPKTKHKLDVTCVEEYKALQKYEKDKFLEMIKQIKDTGANLAICQWGFDDEANHLLLQNELPAIRWVGGPEIELIAIATGGRIVPRFSELTAEKLGSAGVVKEICFGTTKDRMLVIEECKNSRAVTIFIRGGNKMIIEEAKRALHDALCVIRNLVRDNRIVYGGGASEISCALAVNQAADKCPSLEQYAMRAFADALEVIPMALAENSGLNSIQTMTEVRARQVTENNPALGIDCLHLNTNDMKQQHVIETLHGKKQQISLATQVVKMILKIDDIRSPGESED